Proteins found in one Planococcus citri chromosome 2, ihPlaCitr1.1, whole genome shotgun sequence genomic segment:
- the LOC135837224 gene encoding neuroglian-like, whose translation MNSIVRFIVFLSVIIFVFETRPVLAETKSPPYFVKQPTTKEILFFVQTDDSTERLFEIPCEAKGIPEPDYFWTKNGQLFNWTSEGNRISQKPGNGTLIIRNTKVSDAGQYQCFAENIWGIATSNSVIARRIELESFRDEIPVAKKVTEGQPYNLTCKAPGGYPKPNVNWLIQDYNGKVSGIDDPRITVDPEGTLWFSSIAPEDAVEDSVYSCAVTSLYISEVKTGSKVILQVEPADPPQEIETAPILQYVSKTEQIATYNQKIRLYCIFGGNPLPTITWYKNGELLKFRTGTLSKDNGKSIEIKRVISLDEGNYTCEASNGHGDPISHTIDLKVLVEPRFVKKPESVTIDEQETVEFHCQATGIPQPEIIWTHNGKPLSEAPSNPRRSISDNSIVIEGLWKNDTGNYGCNATNSVGYVYQDAFVNVLAESPNITEFPRDEEIIEGSTVTMKCRAEGSPKPRIIWMRNEVELVGGRFTTTKSGDLTITTATFSDIGEYTCSAQNKISSIQRTLHLDVRSRTKIDLPPDSFAIEVPAGQPAILKCVVIADPALDFNTIWSRNEQYINVDEQHFVQGNDSLIIKDTSESDSGTYTCMAVTKLDNATAEISLIVQNRPNPPAIISLACNDRDAEISWENNGDHQAPIIHYIIEYSSKSDPDKWDILNDAIPVTETTFKVKMDPWANYTFRIKAENKIGISSPSEPSSVCSSAPDVPYKNPENVTAHAITKSRSASLVIQWESMPVSDHNGPKFHYNVFWKANTLEATWANQIISDWEIEEHQVPNVPHNTQFLIKVIAENEAGPAWVVPQTVRCDIPADIPTKNPENVTFEVTDERPPTLKISWEPMSEIYHNGPGFYYNVSWKKDGAESSWQTETISYWETTENAVPSVQPFAKYLITVIAANELGPAEPAAEPITFSTPADTPYKNPENVTIDTITEPRPAALHIQWKPMSELDHNGLGFYYDVSWKADTPKSIWESQTISNWEIGEHTVPDVPGNTKFLVKVTAGNEIGEASVAADILQYVTPVDIPAKNPDNVTIEVTDDEPSTLKISWEPIPEIHHNGPGFYYNISWKNDRLESQWQIQIISNWEIQEFKIPDVRPYELYYVVVIAGNEKGHAEPLPEPIIYITPPDIPYKNPDGVTVQATTPTTSVVSWKPMPKTEQNGPGFYYNISWKLDTSELAWESHIIEDAETTEYTLNLPPYEKHQVKVIAGNTKGLCSLPPTVIEGYYEEEVPLEAPSNLTLVEILSPTKANISWNRVPKAALRGNFEGYKIEIWQEYNDQKNNMTEIIVEQNFDSYIIDKLTPNVRNKIRINVFNGKHAGPFSDVLEINTPEGVPDPVESLEATPLGSTALSLIWKPPLNTNGNLTGYKIYYQTVSGDELGPLQERIPQITNPNQTRVRLSDLEPDTDYTIIIQATTNAGEGEKFLIKQRTGNSSTSLIIPDFQLVPVDSENFTSVKIVWMPCGENIDMKDCSNQSIGSGFRIDYGFEDNVELETITEKNADSVIISDLQPNKEYKFRVSSVDGTLVSESKMKSFETTNPSVSLFDLPADSAENPTAEEQSSDQHEGTVEPRKEEISTTVESSDFSKTKTEETKSDSEAPNIGWIILILSIIALVVIVILILAYLKKLNQGNKYIVREQEIKNGRPDCLDDPDYQEAVQLLNEDIPADPKSDSTLKLDNDGMVTIPLN comes from the exons ATGAATTCGATAGTGAGATTTATTGTTTTTCTATCGGTGATAATTTTCGTATTCGAGACGCGTCCTGTTTTGGCAGAAA CAAAGTCACCTCCTTACTTCGTCAAGCAACCTACCACCAAAGAAATACTGTTTTTCGTACAGACCGACGACTCCACAGAACGACTTTTCGAGATCCCTTGCGAAGCCAAAGGAATCCCTGAGCCAGA ttatttttggaccaaaaatggtcaacttttcAACTGGACCTCCGAAGGCAATCGCATTTCCCAGAAACCTGGCAATGGGACGCTGATTATACGTAATACCAAAGTCAGCGATGCTG GCCAATATCAATGTTTCGCCGAGAATATTTGGGGTATCGCTACTTCGAATTCGGTAATTGCTCGTAGAATTGAGTTGGAATCGTTTAGAGACGAGATTCCAGTCGCGAAAAAAGTAACCGAAGGTCAGCCTTACAATTTAACCTGTAAGGCTCCAGGTGGATATCCCAAGCCGAACGTTAACTGGTTGATACAG GATTACAACGGCAAAGTGAGTGGAATCGACGACCCTCGAATCACCGTCGATCCAGAAGGAACTTTATGGTTTTCGAGTATCGCCCCAGAAGACGCTGTTGAAGATTCGGTTTACTCGTGTGCAGTTACATCACTCTACAT AAGCGAAGTAAAAACTGGAAGCAAAGTCATACTACAGGTAGAACCAGCAGATCCTCCCCAAGAGATTGAAACTGCTCCAATACTACAATACGTCAGTAAAACAGAACAAATAGCTACATACAATCAGAAAATTCGACTATACTGCATATTCGGTGGAAA ccCTTTGCCCACCATAACCTGGTACAAAAACGGAGAACTGTTGAAATTTCGAACCGGTACTTTATCCAAAGACAATGGTAAAAGCATAGAAATAAAACGAGTCATCTCATTGGACGAGGGAAACTATACTTGTGAAGCTAGCAACGGCCACGGTGACCCAATATCGCACACAATCGATTTGAAAGTTCTAG TGGAACCACGTTTCGTCAAGAAACCAGAAAGCGTAACTATCGACGAACAAGAGACTGTCGAATTTCACTGCCAAGCTACAGGAATTCCACAGCCAGAGATCATCTGGACACACAATGGAAAACCTTTATCCGAAGCTCCATCGAATCCCAGACGCAGCATTTCTGATAATTCCATCGTTATTGAGGGGCTTTGGAAAAATGATACTGGAAATTATGGATGCAACGCGACCAACAGCGTGGGTTATGTGTATCAAGATGCATTCGTCAATGTTCTCG CCGAGTCACCAAATATCACCGAATTTCCTCGAGATGAAGAAATTATCGAAGGTAGCACAGTGACGATGAAATGTCGTGCCGAAGGATCACCCAAGCCTCGAATAATTTGGATGAGAAATGAGGTAGAATTAGTTGGTGGCCGATTTACCACAACGAAAAGTGGAGATCTAACGATAAC CACTGCCACATTCAGTGATATTGGAGAATACACATGCTCCgcacaaaacaaaatttcatctatacAAAGGACATTACATCTAGATGTTCGAA GTCGAACAAAAATAGATCTCCCACCTGATTCCTTCGCAATTGAAGTACCAGCAGGACAACCCGCCATACTAAAATGTGTGGTAATAGCGGATCCGGCATTAGATTTCAATACTATCTGGTCTAGAAATGAACAATATATCAACGTAGATGAACAGCACTTTGTTCAAGGAAACGATTCTTTGATAATCAAAGATACTAGCGAATCAGATTCGGGAACATACACCTGTATGGCTGTTACAAAACTGGACAATGCCACAGCTGAAATTTCGCTCATTGTACAAAACCGTCCAAATCCTCCGGCAATTATTTCACTGGCATGTAATGACAGGGATGCTGAGATTTCCTGGGAGAACAATGGGGATCATCAAGCACCAATTATACACTACATTATAGAATACAGTTCCAAGTCCGATCCTGATAAGTGGGACATACTTAATGATGCAATTCCAGTCACAGAAACCACTTTCAAA GTAAAGATGGACCCATGGGCTAATTACACATTCAGAATAAAAGCTGAGAACAAGATAGGTATTTCATCACCTTCTGAACCATCATCTGTATGCTCCAGTGCACCCGATGTACCATACAAGAATCCTGAGAATGTAACTGCTCATGCAATCACAAAATCTAGATCCGCATCTCTAGTTATACAGTGGGAA AGTATGCCAGTATCAGATCATAATGGACCAAAGTTCCACTACAATGTCTTTTGGAAAGCAAACACCCTAGAAGCAACATGGGCAAATCAAATCATCTCAGATTGGGAGATAGAAGAGCATCAGGTTCCTAATGTACCCCATAATACCCAATTTCTCATCAAAGTCATTGCTGAAAATGAGGCAGGTCCAGCTTGGGTGGTTCCTCAGACTGTGAGATGTGACATTCCAGCAGATATTCCCACAAAAAATCCAGAGAATGTGACTTTTGAGGTCACTGATGAAAGACctccaactttgaaaatatcatGGGAG CCAATGTCAGAAATTTACCATAATGGTCCAGGCTTCTACTATAATGTATCATGGAAAAAAGATGGAGCAGAATCATCATGGCAAACTGAGACTATTTCATATTGGGAAACAACAGAGAATGCAGTTCCCAGTGTACAACCATTTGCAAAATACCTCATCACAGTTATCGCTGCAAATGAACTCGGTCCAGCTGAACCAGCTGCTGAGCCTATTACATTCTCCACTCCAGCTGATACCCCTTACAAGAATCCAGAGAATGTGACTATTGATACAATCACTGAACCTAGACCAGCTGCTTTACATATACAATGGAAG CCAATGTCAGAATTGGATCATAATGGTCTTGGTTTCTATTACGATGTCTCTTGGAAAGCAGACACACCAAAATCAATATGGGAGAGCCAAACCATCTCAAATTGGGAGATAGGGGAGCATACAGTACCTGATGTGCCTGGTAATACAAAATTCCTAGTCAAGGTCACAGCTGGAAATGAGATAGGTGAAGCGTCAGTAGCTGCTGATATACTGCAATATGTTACCCCAGTAGACATTCCAGCAAAGAATCCAGATAATGTGACTATTGAAGTCACTGATGATGAACCATCAACTCTAAAGATTTCATGGGAG CCCATACCTGAAATTCACCACAATGGTCCAGGATTTTACTACAATATATCATGGAAAAATGACAGACTAGAATCACAATGGCAAATCCAAATCATCTCAAACTGGGAAATACAAGAGTTCAAAATTCCTGATGTGAGACCATATGAGCTATACTATGTGGTAGTCATAGCTGGTAATGAAAAAGGCCATGCTGAGCCACTACCTGAGCCCATCATATACATCACTCCACCAGACATTCCTTATAAAAATCCTGATGGTGTAACTGTTCAAGCTACTACACCCACAACTTCAGTGGTATCCTGGAAA CCTATGCCCAAGACTGAACAAAATGGACCTGGATTCTATTATAATATATCCTGGAAACTAGATACTTCTGAACTAGCCTGGGAAAGCCATATTATAGAGGATGCAGAAACAACAGAATATACTCTGAACTTACCACCTTATGAAAAACACCAGGTCAAGGTCATTGCTGGAAATACTAAAGGTCTTTGCAGTCTACCACCAACTGTGATAGAAGGTTACTATGAGGAAGAGG TCCCCCTTGAAGCTCCTAGCAATCTAACTCTTGTAGAAATTCTATCACCAACCAAAGCAAATATATCATGGAACCGTGTGCCCAAAGCAGCATTGAGAGGCAATTTTGAAGGATATAAG ATAGAAATTTGGCAAGAgtataatgaccaaaaaaataacatgaCTGAAATTATTGTAGAACAAAACTTTGATAGCTACATAATTGATAAACTGACTCCTAATGTCAGGAATAAAATCCGTATCAACGTTTTCAATGGAAAGCATGCTGGCCCCTTCAGCGATGTCTTGGAAATTAATACACCAGAGGGAG ttccaGATCCAGTTGAATCTTTAGAAGCAACCCCTCTGGGAAGTACAGCACTTTCTTTGATTTGGAAACCACCATTGAATACAAATGGAAATCTAACAGGGTACAAAATTTACTATCAAACAGTTTCTGGAGATGAGTTGGGTCCACTGCAGGAACGCATACCACAAATCACAAATCCCAATCAAACCAGAGTTAGATTATCTGATTTGGAACCAGACACTGATTATACAATCATCATACAGGCAACAACCAATGCTGGAGAAGGAGAAAA atttttaatcaAACAAAGGACAGGAAATTCCAGCACATCTCTaataattccagattttcaactAGTACCTGTTGATTCGGAAAACTTTACATCAGTAAAAATAGTATGGATGCCATGTGGTGAGAACATTGACATGAAAGACTGTAGTAATCAATCAATAGGGTCAGGATTTCGCATAGATTATGG ATTTGAAGACAATGTTGAATTGGAAACGATAACGGAAAAAAATGCAGACAGCGTAATTATAAGTGATTTACAGCCAAACAAGGAATACAAATTCCGCGTTAGTTCAGTTGATGGTACCTTGGTTTCTGAAtctaaaatgaaatcatttgaAACAACAAACCCCTCAG taAGTCTATTTGACTTACCAGCAGACTCTGCAGAGAACCCCACAGCTGAAGAACAATCATCTGACCAACATGAAGGAACTGTAGAGCCACgtaaagaggaaatttcaaCAACAGTAGAATCATCAGACTTTTCCAAAACTAAGACTGAAGAAACAAAATCAGACTCGGAAGCTCCAAACATAGGATGGATCATTCTTATCCTTTCAATTATAGCTCTGGTGGTCATTGTTATTCTAATATTAGCATATCTCAAGAAACTAAATCAAGGGAATAAATACATTGTTCGCgaacaagaaattaaaaatgggAGACCAGATTGCCTTGATGATCCTGATTATCAGGAAGCAGTGCAACT GTTAAATGAAGATATTCCAGCTGACCCAAAATCTGATTCAACTCTCAAACTAGATAATGATGGTATGGTCACAATCCCATTGAATTAG
- the LOC135837225 gene encoding vesicular glutamate transporter 2-like isoform X1 produces MKSKMTRSCEISEELPVYNRKDLSYTRTPPIWLSKRFLVTCLIFLGLINMSMTKLNVSIAVVEMTSKKLITEGNNTITQQAEFNWDTSKVGLVLNMYEYGGMMSFLFASIPSRIGGSTAYGTFTLLLSLLTLLIPTSVYQDFRLFLLARFLIGFFDNISYGSRSEVFQHWIPITERSRLMSLSFNGLFVGTTLVHLTCGIVAHKWGWPMVFYVTGTCSLVWSIIWLTLIANDPTEDRWISKKELAHIISGTVKKPNKAVLNPYKSIFMSIPFWTLCVCRIIQGWSMTTIISCLPLYVKDATQKSTDFVGYISSIPSIVCTLMIPLAGAVMDGWKNNTKIRVTKMHKIIVGFNFFTGVILLGSAVLLSNFIVTIASFVVIRTLLSCNALVLLMVVIYMAPNHAGTISALSTFWYSLGNILSQYTIGEMTSNHRVEEWNRVFALTSVFMALGGVLFIVCGSSEPQLWSTSASDIFPDSEKKVVKKRLMSE; encoded by the exons ATGAAATCCAAAATGACCAGAAGTTGTGAAATCTCTGAGGAGCTTCCAGTTTACAACAG GAAAGACTTATCTTACACGAGAACACCTCCAATATGGTTATCAAAGAGGTTTTTGGTGACATGTTTGATATTTCTGGGTTTAATCAACATGAGTATGACGAAATTGAATGTGAGCATTGCTGTCGTTGAGATGACTTCAAAAAAACTCATCACTGAAGGGAATAATACAATAACTCAG CAGGCAGAATTCAATTGGGATACTTCGAAAGTTGGCTTGGTATTGAATATGTACGAATACGGAGGCATGATGTCCTTCTTATTTGCCTCAATTCCATCCAGGATTGGTGGATCAACAGCATACGGCACGTTCACATTGTTGCTTAGCTTATTAACACTGCTGATACCAACCAGCGTTTACCAGGACTTCAGATTATTCCTGTTGGCTCGTTttttaattggattttttgac aataTCTCCTATGGCAGCAGATCAGAAGTTTTCCAACATTGGATTCCTATTACAGAGAGATCGCGACTGATGTCACTCAGCTTCAATGGTTTATTCGTTGGCACCACATTAGTTCACTTGACTTGCGGCATTGTGGCTCATAAGTGGGGATGGCCAATGGTATTTTACGTCACAG GCACATGTTCTCTAGTTTGGTCCATAATCTGGTTAACGCTCATTGCCAATGATCCAACTGAAGATAGGTGGATTTCGAAGAAAGAGCTCGCTCATATCATCAGCGGGACGgtgaaaaaaccaaacaaagCTGTTCTCAATCCTTACAAAAGTATTTTTATGTCGATACCTTTCTGGACGTTGTGTGTGTGCCGAATTATTCAAGGATGGTCGATGACCACGATCATTTCATGTCTTCCTCTGTATGTCAAAG atgCTACTCAAAAGAGCACCGATTTTGTAGGATATATTTCATCCATTCCCAGCATTGTATGTACTCTCATGATACCATTAGCAGGTGCAGTAATGGATGGCTGGAAAAATAACACCAAAATACGAGTTACAAAG aTGCATAAGATAATTGTGGGATTTAATTTCTTTACTGGAGTCATTCTTCTCGGATCTGCCGTACTTCTGTCCAATTTTATCGTCACAATAGCCAGTTTTGTCGTCATCAGAACATTGTTATCGTGTAACGCTTTAGTATTATT GATGGTGGTTATTTACATGGCACCCAATCACGCAGGCACAATCTCAGCCCTGTCAACGTTTTGGTACTCATTGGGAAATATTTTATCGCAATATACAATCGGAGAAATGACCTCAAATCAT cGCGTCGAAGAATGGAACAGAGTATTTGCACTGACTTCCGTTTTCATGGCATTAGGAGGAGTCCTATTTATTGTATGTGGATCTAGTGAACCTCAGCTATGGTCCACTTCTGCATCTGATATTTTCCCAGACAGCGAgaaaaaagtggtcaaaaaacGATTAATGAGTGAATGA
- the LOC135837225 gene encoding vesicular glutamate transporter 2-like isoform X2 — protein sequence MKSKMTRSCEISEELPVYNRKDLSYTRTPPIWLSKRFLVTCLIFLGLINMSMTKLNVSIAVVEMTSKKLITEGNNTITQAEFNWDTSKVGLVLNMYEYGGMMSFLFASIPSRIGGSTAYGTFTLLLSLLTLLIPTSVYQDFRLFLLARFLIGFFDNISYGSRSEVFQHWIPITERSRLMSLSFNGLFVGTTLVHLTCGIVAHKWGWPMVFYVTGTCSLVWSIIWLTLIANDPTEDRWISKKELAHIISGTVKKPNKAVLNPYKSIFMSIPFWTLCVCRIIQGWSMTTIISCLPLYVKDATQKSTDFVGYISSIPSIVCTLMIPLAGAVMDGWKNNTKIRVTKMHKIIVGFNFFTGVILLGSAVLLSNFIVTIASFVVIRTLLSCNALVLLMVVIYMAPNHAGTISALSTFWYSLGNILSQYTIGEMTSNHRVEEWNRVFALTSVFMALGGVLFIVCGSSEPQLWSTSASDIFPDSEKKVVKKRLMSE from the exons ATGAAATCCAAAATGACCAGAAGTTGTGAAATCTCTGAGGAGCTTCCAGTTTACAACAG GAAAGACTTATCTTACACGAGAACACCTCCAATATGGTTATCAAAGAGGTTTTTGGTGACATGTTTGATATTTCTGGGTTTAATCAACATGAGTATGACGAAATTGAATGTGAGCATTGCTGTCGTTGAGATGACTTCAAAAAAACTCATCACTGAAGGGAATAATACAATAACTCAG GCAGAATTCAATTGGGATACTTCGAAAGTTGGCTTGGTATTGAATATGTACGAATACGGAGGCATGATGTCCTTCTTATTTGCCTCAATTCCATCCAGGATTGGTGGATCAACAGCATACGGCACGTTCACATTGTTGCTTAGCTTATTAACACTGCTGATACCAACCAGCGTTTACCAGGACTTCAGATTATTCCTGTTGGCTCGTTttttaattggattttttgac aataTCTCCTATGGCAGCAGATCAGAAGTTTTCCAACATTGGATTCCTATTACAGAGAGATCGCGACTGATGTCACTCAGCTTCAATGGTTTATTCGTTGGCACCACATTAGTTCACTTGACTTGCGGCATTGTGGCTCATAAGTGGGGATGGCCAATGGTATTTTACGTCACAG GCACATGTTCTCTAGTTTGGTCCATAATCTGGTTAACGCTCATTGCCAATGATCCAACTGAAGATAGGTGGATTTCGAAGAAAGAGCTCGCTCATATCATCAGCGGGACGgtgaaaaaaccaaacaaagCTGTTCTCAATCCTTACAAAAGTATTTTTATGTCGATACCTTTCTGGACGTTGTGTGTGTGCCGAATTATTCAAGGATGGTCGATGACCACGATCATTTCATGTCTTCCTCTGTATGTCAAAG atgCTACTCAAAAGAGCACCGATTTTGTAGGATATATTTCATCCATTCCCAGCATTGTATGTACTCTCATGATACCATTAGCAGGTGCAGTAATGGATGGCTGGAAAAATAACACCAAAATACGAGTTACAAAG aTGCATAAGATAATTGTGGGATTTAATTTCTTTACTGGAGTCATTCTTCTCGGATCTGCCGTACTTCTGTCCAATTTTATCGTCACAATAGCCAGTTTTGTCGTCATCAGAACATTGTTATCGTGTAACGCTTTAGTATTATT GATGGTGGTTATTTACATGGCACCCAATCACGCAGGCACAATCTCAGCCCTGTCAACGTTTTGGTACTCATTGGGAAATATTTTATCGCAATATACAATCGGAGAAATGACCTCAAATCAT cGCGTCGAAGAATGGAACAGAGTATTTGCACTGACTTCCGTTTTCATGGCATTAGGAGGAGTCCTATTTATTGTATGTGGATCTAGTGAACCTCAGCTATGGTCCACTTCTGCATCTGATATTTTCCCAGACAGCGAgaaaaaagtggtcaaaaaacGATTAATGAGTGAATGA
- the LOC135837226 gene encoding sialin-like, giving the protein MESKIKHCSEISEDLPTQNDKSSSNSTTPSIWLSKRFLVTCLIFLGLVNMSMIKLNVCIAVVEMTSEKLIIEENRTITQRAEFDWDTSKVGLLLNMYEYGGMMSFVLASVPSKIGGSTACGTFTLLIGLLTLLAPISVYQDFKWLLMNRFLIGVCDNIAYASKSEVFQRWIPVTERSRLMSLSYNGLFIGTTIIHSSGGILAYKWGWPMVFYATGISCLVWSIIWLILIPNDPSKDRRISKKELAHIVNGTVKKTTKVVNIPYKNIFTSIPFWTLCLCRMIQGWSLTTILACLPLFVKDATQTSTDLVGYISSIPSIVCTLMIPLIGAGMDSWKNNSKIKITKMHKIIVGFILFFGATLLGSAMLLSNFILTIACFAIIRTLLSLNALVLLMVVIYMAPNHAGTISALSTFWYALGNILSHHAIGEMTSNHSVEEWNRVFTLTASFMALGGLLFISFGSSEPQWYTSADDIPPDSEKKVAEK; this is encoded by the exons ATGGAATCCAAAATTAAGCACTGTAGTGAAATTTCGGAAGATCTTCCAACACAAAACGA CAAGAGTTCTTCAAACTCGACGACTCCTTCGATATGGTTATCGAAACGATTTTTGGTAACATGTCTGATATTTCTGGGTTTAGTCAATATGAGCATGATAAAATTAAACGTGTGCATTGCTGTCGTCGAAATGACATCCGAGAAACTGATTATCGAAGAAAACCGCACAATAACCCAG CGAGCAGAATTTGACTGGGATACTTCCAAAGTAGGCCTTCTGCTGAACATGTACGAATATGGAGGTATGATGTCTTTCGTACTCGCTTCAGTTCCATCCAAGATAGGAGGATCCACAGCTTGCGGTACATTCACATTGCTGATTGGCTTATTAACGCTATTGGCACCAATCAGTGTTTATCAAGATTTCAAATGGTTGTTGATGAATCGTTTTTTAATCGGAGTCTGCGAC AATATCGCTTATGCCAGCAAATCAGAAGTTTTTCAACGTTGGATTCCAGTTACGGAGAGATCTCGACTAATGTCTCTTAGCTACAATGGCTTATTCATTGGCACCACCATTATTCACTCATCTGGTGGAATTCTAGCTTACAAGTGGGGCTGGCCCATGGTATTTTATGCCACAG GTATCAGTTGCCTGGTCTGGTCTATAATCTGGCTAATACTCATTCCCAATGATCCCTCCAAAGATAgacggatttcaaaaaaagaactcgCCCATATTGTCAATGGAACGgtgaaaaaaacaaccaaagtTGTAAATATTCCTTACAAAAATATCTTCACGTCGATACCTTTTTGGACGCTTTGCTTGTGCCGAATGATTCAAGGATGGTCTCTGACCACGATCCTGGCATGCCTTCCACTCTTTGTCAAAG acgcAACTCAAACGAGTACCGATTTAGTTGGATATATTTCATCGATTCCCAGTATCGTATGTACTCTCATGATACCATTAATAGGGGCAGGGATGGACAGCTGGAAgaataattccaaaataaaaatcacaaag ATGCATAAAATAATCGTAGGATTCATTTTATTCTTCGGAGCCACTCTTCTAGGATCTGCCATGCTTCTGTCTAATTTTATCCTAACCATAGCCTGTTTTGCCATCATTAGAACTTTATTATCGTTAAATGCATTAGTATTGCT AATGGTGGTAATTTATATGGCACCCAATCACGCAGGAACAATCTCAGCTTTGTCAACTTTCTGGTACGCTTTGGGTAATATTTTATCACATCACGCCATTGGAGAAATGACCTCGAATCat AGCGTCGAAGAATGGAACAGAGTATTTACTCTGACAGCCAGTTTCATGGCATTGGGTGGActtctttttatttcattcggATCTAGCGAGCCTCAATGGTATACATCTGCAGATGATATTCCACCAGACAGCGAGAAAAAAGTTGCGGAAAAATGA